CAAAGCGACATCGCCAGCGCGGCCGCGGCGAGGACATAGGCCCAGGCCAGCGGATCCCCGGCACGGATTTCCCAGAGCGGATAGATCACCGCCAGGTCCGTGGGCCACAGCAGCTTCCCGACATAGAACCACCAGGCGCGCGCCGCGATCAGCAACCGCTCCACCATCGAGTAGCCCAGCGAAAGCGGCACACGCGAGGCGTAGAGCAGGAAGTCGGCCATGGTGATGCACAGTCCCACCGCGAAGAACGGGACGAGACGCCGGAGATCCACAAGGGTCACTCCGTGCCGCTTCCAGCAGTGCCAGATCAACAGCGCCACGGGCAGGGTCACCACCACCGACTTGGACAAGAGCCCGGCGATGAACAGCGCCAACGCAAGGACATAACGTCCCCGCCCCGGCGCTTCCACGAACCGGATCCAGGCAACCGCCGCGGTCAGGTAGAACAGCGCCGACAGGAGGTCCTTGCGTTCGATGATCCATGCCACCGATTCGACCCGCAGGGGGTGCACCGCGAAGAGCGCGGCCACCGTCCAGGCCGCGGGCACGCCCAGGCGCAGCAGCAGGCGCCACACCAGCACGGAGTTGACCAGGTGCAGCAGCACGTTGACGACGTGATAGCCCAGCGGGGCAAAACCCCATAGCTTGTGCTCCAGCCAGAAGCTCGTATACACGACGGGCCAGTAATGATTTTCCAGGCCCATGGTCCAGGGCTGGAACCAGAGGCTCGAGAGGCCGGTCCACTTGCGAACCGCCGGCTCCTCGACCAGGACTATGTCGTCCCATACAAAGTCGCCCCAGAGCGCGGGGTAGTAGACGGCCGCCACCATGAGGCCCAGGGCGAGGAAGGCCGGCGCGTCGCGGCGCGAGAACGGAGATTCCATGAACTGTTTCCGTTATGGAAGATTTCGGCTAAATTGTGCATATCAATTTTGACCTTAAGCATGTCGTTTCCATAAATGACTCGCCACCGGGTCACCGGGTTCCCCGTACAGGGTCCGAAGAAGAGGAGGAGCCTTTTTGGGCCAGGCCAACGAATCACGGCGCGAGATCGAGGTGCTGCGGGAACGGATTTCCGCGCTCAGCGCGGCGATCCTGCGCATCAACGCGAGCCTCGACCTCACCACCGTGCTGCAGGAGGCGGTGGACAGCGCCTGCGCGCTCACCGCCGCCCGCTACGGCATCATCACCACCACCGACGAGGCGGGCGAGGTGCGCGAGTTCGTCACCTCGGGCTTCACCCCCGACGAGCAGCGCCAGTTCGTCGACTGGCCGGACGGCCCGAAGCTGTTCGCGCACTTCCGCGACCTCCCCGGGCCGATCCAGCTCACCGACCTCCCCGCCTTCGTCCGCGCCCTCGGCTTCTCCCCCGAGCTGATGCGCTCCAAGACCTTCCAGGGCACGCCGATGCGCCACCGGGACGTCCATGTCGGCAACTTCTTCCTCGCCGAGAAGGAGGGAGCACCCGCGTTCAGCGACCAGGACGAGGAGATCCTGCTTCTCTTCGCAAGCCAGGCCGCCACCGCCATTACCAATGCCCGCATCCACCACGACGAGCGCCAGACGCGGGCCGACCTGGAGGCCCTCATCGAGATCTCGCCGGTCGGCGTCGTTGTGTTCGATGCCCGGAGCGGCCGGCCGGCGTCGTTCAACCGCGAGGCGCGGCGGATCGTGGAGGGCCTGCGCACGGCGGGCCGCCCGATGGAGGAACTGCTGGACACGATCGCCTTCCGCCGCGCCGACGGGCGCGAGGTGTCCCTCAGCGAGTTCCCCATTACGGAACTGCTGAGCATCGGCGAGACGCTTCGCGGCGAGGAGGTCGAGTTCTCGGTGCCGGACGGGCGCAGCGTGCGCACGCTGATCAACTCGACCTCGATCCGTTCCGCGGACGGCGGCGTCGCCTCGGTCGTGGTCACCATGCAGGATCTGGCGCCGCTCGAGGAGCTGGAGCGGTTGCGCACGGAGTTCCTCAGTCTGGTGAGCCACGAGCTGCGCGTGCCGCTCACCGCCATCAAGGGCTCGACCGACACCCTGCTGGAGGAAGGGACCGACCTCGACCCGGCCGAGATGCGCGAGTTCCACCGCATCATCCACGAACAGACCGCGCACATGCGCGGCCTTATCGGCGACCTGCTCGATGCGGGGCGCATCGAGGCGGGAACTCTTTCGGTCTCGCCCGAGCCCTCCGAGGTGGCCGTCCTGGTGGACCGGGCGCGCAACACCTTCCTCTCCGGCGGCGGCCGCCACGCCGTGGTCATCGACCTGCCGCCGGACCTGCCCCGGGTGATGGCCGACCGGAGGCGCATCGTGCAGGTGCTGAACAACCTCGTGGCCAACGCTGCCCGGCACTCGCCGGAGGCCGCCCCGATCCGGGTCACGGCCGTGCGCGACGGCGCCCACGTCGCGGTCTCCGTGTCCGACGAGGGCCGGGGCATCGCGCCCGAACAGCTACCCCGTCTCTTCCGCAAGCACGCCGGTCCCGCCGCCGAGCGCCCGGTCTCCGACACCGGCCTCGGGCTCGTCATCTGCAAGGGGCTCGTGGAGGCGCACGGCGGGCGCATCCGCGCGGAGAGCGCCGGCGCCGGCCAGGGCAGCCGCTTCACCTTCACCCTGCCCCTGGTCGAGGACGCCCGGCGGAGCGAGCACGCGAACCCCGCCGCGCTGGTGGCCGGCCCGCCCCTGGAAGCGGGCGAGCCGGCCAGCGTCCTGGTCGTCGACGACGACCCCCAGACCCTGCGTTTCGTACGCGACGCCCTCACCAAGGCGGGCTACGCCGCGCTGGTGACGGGCGAGCACGAGGATCTCGCCCGGATCATCCGCACCGAGAAACCTTCCCTGGTCCTGCTCGACGTGCTGCTGCCCGGCACCGACGGCATCGCGCTGATGGAGAACACAACCGAACTCGCCGACCTGCCGGTCATATGCATCTCCGGCTACGGCCGCGACGAGCACATCGCCCGGGCCCTTGAAGCCGGCGCCGCGGACTACATCGTCAAGCCCTTCTCGGCCACCGAGCTCACGGCCCGGGTCGGCGCCGCGCTGCGCCGCGTCGCCCGGCCCGAGCCCTTCGCGCTCGGCGAGCTCGCCATCCACTACGAGGCGCGTCGCGTCACGGTGGCCGGGCGCGAGGTCGAGCTGACCGCGACGGAGTACGAGCTGCTGCGCGTGCTCTCGCTCAACGCGGGACGGGTCGTGAGCTACGATACCCTGCAACGCCAGGTCTGGAGCGGGAGCACGGGCGGCATAGACCTCGTGCGGAACTTCGTCAAGAAGCTCCGCGCCAAGCTCGGCGAAAACGCGGAGAACCCCACCTGGATCTTCAACGTGCGCGGCGTCGGCTACCGCATGCCCCACCCGTAACGGCCGCGGCCGAGGCTACTCCCGCGGCGGAAACTCGAACGTGACCTTGCCCTTGTCGTCGAGCACGAGCCAGGCGGCGAACTGCCGGCCGGATTTGGCGGAGACGAAACCCGGCAGCAGGTCGGTCTTGCCCTCGGTCAGGAGCTTGGCCATCTGGGCGCGGTCCAGCGGCTGCTCGAGGATGACCGTGCCGGACTTGAAGCGGCAGGGTTTCTGCTCCGCCTGGGACTTCTCGCACAGGTACTGCGACTGCCACTCGAAGACCCGCCCGCCGCAACGGGGGCACTTGCCCACGGGCTCCTGACCCGAGAAGTCGGCCTTGGCGGCTGGCTTGGCGGCGGTCCCGGCGGTCTTCTTAGGCGCCCGCGGCTCGAACTCGAACCCGACCTTGTCGTCCTTGATCACCAGGAACGCCTTGAAAGCGCGGCCGGTGCGCGCGGAAACGAAGCCCTGAAGGAGGTCGGTCCTGCCCTCGGCCAGGAGCTTCACCATCTGCTCCCGCGGCACCTCCTGGCGCAGGATGATCTTGCCGGAGCTGAACTCGCACGTGCGCGCGTCGCCCACCGCGTTCTCGCACACGTAGCGCATGGGCAGCTCGAACACGCGGCCGACGCAGCGCGGGCACTTGCCCAGGGGCTCCTGGCCGCTGAAGTCCGCCTGGGGCTCGGCCTCGCCGTCACCGTTGCGGGATTCGTTGCCGAAGTCGAAGGCGATCCTGTGCTCCGGCGACAGGTTCAGCACCGCGGCGAAGGGACGTCCCTGCCGGCTGCGGAAGCCTTGCAGCGGTCCGATCCGGCCCTCTCCGATGAGCGTCTCGATTTCCTCGGTGCTCAGCAGCCGCCCGGCGAGGATCCTGGGCAGGCTGAAGTCGCAGTTGACGCACTGGTAGTTGCGGTAGCGCTCGTGCACCTCGCCCTCGCACTTGGGGCACGGCACCGCGAGGGCGCCGAAGTCTCCCGGAATGGTGTCGTGCTCGTAGCGGCGCGCCCGGTCGACGATCTGCCGGGTCATCTCGGCGATCTCGCCCATGAACTCGTCGCGGCTCTTCTTGCCGCCCTGCATCTGGAAGAGCTGGTACTCCCAGTTGCCGGTGAGCTCGGGCTTGGTGAGCTCCCGCACACCCAGGCCGTTGAGCAGCTCCATGAGCATGAAGGCCTTGGGAGTGGCGTGCAGCTCCTTGCCGTCGCGGACGATGTAGTCCTCGTCGATGAGCCCTTCGATGATGGACGCGCGCGTGGCGGAGGTGCCCAGCCCCTTGCCGGCCATGGCCGCGCGCAGGTCTTCATCGGTCACCAGACGGCCGGCTCCTTCCATGGCCCCGAGCAGCGTGGCCTCGGTGAAGCGCGCGGGCGGGCGGGTCTGGTTCTGCTTGACCTCGACGTCCGTGGTTTCCACCGGCACGGCCCCGGCGTCCGCGCCTGTCGGGCCCGCGCCGTCCGCGCGCCCGTTCCCGCCGGTGTCCTTGGGACCTTCGTCGCCGGCGTTCTCGCCCGGGGCCGTGGCGCGCAGGGGCGCCAGCGTGGGCTCGTCGCCCTTCCGCGCGTTGTCCCGGCCGTGGACCTCGAGCCAGCCGGCCTTGACCAGGACCTTGCCGGTGGTGCGGAAGGGCTCACCTTCCACCCGGGTGATCCGCGTGGTCTCCAGGTACTCGGCGGCGGGGTAGAAGATCGCCAGGAAGCGCCGGGTGACGAGGTCGTAGATCCTCTGCTCCATGTCGTTGAGACGCTTGGGCGCCTCGGTGGTGGGGATGATGGCGAAGTGGTCCGACACCTTGGCGTTGTTGAAGATGCGCTTGTCGGGCCTGACCCAGTCCTGCTCCAGGATGTTGTCCGCGAAGGGCGCGTAGGTCGTGCCCTTGAGCATCCGCAGGGAGTCCTTCACCGTGCCCACGTAGTCCTCGGGCAGGGCACGCGAGTCGGTGCGCGGGTAGGTCAGCACCTTGTGGCGCTCGTACAGTGCCTGGGCGATCTGCACCGTGCGGTTGGCGCTCAGGCCGAAGCGCGCGTTGGCCTCCCGCTGGAGGCTCGTGAGGTCGAACAGCGGCGGCGGCGCCTGCCGGGTGGGCTTGCTCTCCTCGGTGGCGCCGCCGGCCTGGCCCAGGCACTTGTCGCGAATGGCCTCGGCCGCGGCCTCCTCCCAGATGCGCTCGGGCCGGGCGTTGGGCTCGCTCTCCTTCTTCCTGAACTTCTCGTCGAACCAGCGCCCATCGTACGCGCCGCCTTCCGCCTGGAACGTGGCCGTCACCTCCCAGTAGGGCTCGGGCCGGAAGTCGCGGATGGCGGCCTCGCGCTCCGCCACGATGGCCAGGGTAGGGGTCTGCACCCGCCCCACGGTGGTCTTGTAGAACCCGCCGGGCTTGGAGTTGAACGCGGTCATGGCGCGGGTGCCGTTGATGCCCACGATCCAGTCGGCCTCGGAGCGGCTCAGGGCGGCATCCGCCAGGGGCTGCATGTCGTGGTCCTCGCGGAGCTCGACGAAGCCGTTGCGGATGGCGTCGGGGGTCATGGACTGGAGCCACAGCCGCTTGATGGGCTTCTTGGCCTTGGCGTGGCGCACGATGTTGCGGAAGATCAGCTCGCCCTCGCGCCCCGCGTCGCAGGCGTTCACCAGGGCGTCCACGTCCCTGCGCTTGATCAGCTTGACCAGCGTCTTCAGCCGGGACGCGCTCTTCTGGATGGGCTTGAGGTCGAAGTAGGGTGGGATCACCGGCAGGTTGGCGAAGCTCCACTTGCCCTTCTTCGCCTCGACCCCTTCCGGCGGGATCTGCTCCAGCAGGTGGCCCACGGCGGACGACAGCACGTAGTCGTCGCTCTCGTAGTAGTCCTGGTGCCTCTTGAAGCCGCCCAGCGCTCTGGCCACGTCCGCGGCCACCGACGGCTTCTCCGCGATGATGAGCGCTTTACCCATGTTGTTTCCGCACTGTTGTCCGCACGATGGCAGGGAGCCCACGGCGTTCGCTTCCTCCCGCGCGTCCACCGTGAACAGTGCATATGTCTAATACAGGTATACCTGTCAAGCGGGCGGTAGCAAGCCGTTAGCGGTGGAGGGCTCTTCCGTGTCATAAGGATGGACAGGAGGACCGGACCCATGCCCAACGTCAAGCTGCCTACCGGCGTCGACCTCTACTACGAGACCCACGGCCAGGGAGAGCCGCTCATCTTCGTGCCCTCCACCGCCTACTCCGGCGAGGTGTGGAAGCCTTCCCAGATGCCGCTGGCGGACTCCCTGAACCTGATCTTCCACGACCCGCGCGGCTGCGGGCGCTCGGTGGCGCAGCAAAGCGTCTACACCATCGAGCTCATGGCCATGGACATCGTGGCGCTGATGGACCATATCGGCTGCCCGTCGGCCCACTTCATCGGCCACTCCATGGGCGGACGCATCGCGCTGTCCCTGGCGCAGAACTTTCCCGGCCGCGTCAAGAGCCTGATCATGGCCGCGGCCGGCTCGGGCACCGCGGGTCGCGCCGGCCCCGACTGCGTGCCCGGCCTGCCCTTCGAGTGGGTCCACGACATGGTGCGGCTGGGCTTCGAGAAGTTCGTCCGCGAGGAGATCGTGGACACCGACACCTTCTTCACCGACGCCTACCGGAAATCGCACCCGGCCGAGGTGGAGGCCTTCTACAAGCTCGCCTGGGAGACCCACGCCAAGCTGCCGGAGTTCATCCAACTGGTCATGGCGCGGCACAGCTTCGAGGGCACGCACCGGCTGGGCGACGTGCGCTGTCCCACCATGGTGCTGATCGGCGCCGGGGACACCGTGGGGAGCAACCACGTGGCCCAGGCCCAGGTGCTCAAGGACCGGATTCCGGGCGCGGAGCTGAAGGTCCTGGAAGGGCAGACCCACGGATTCTTCTGGGAGGACCCGGAAGGGACCAACGACGTCATCCTCTCCTGGGTGAAGCGCCATAGCTGAGCGCACCGCACCGCCCATGCCCGGTGAGGCCGCCCGGCCGTCTTTCTGGACGCGCACCTTCCTCCTGCTGTGCGCGTCGCAGTTCCTGGCCTACGGCCATCACGCGCTGCTGACGCCCACGCTGCCGCTCTACGTGGACCACCTGGGCGGCTCGCCCTTCACGGTGGGTCTGCTGCTGGCGGTCTTCAGCGGCAGCAGCATCCTCATCCGGCCGTTGCTGGGCACCTGGGTGGACACCCGCGGCGAGACCTTCGTGCTCAGCCTGAGCTGCATCGGTCTGTGCCTGACCGTGCTCATCTTCATCGTCCCCTACGTCGAGGGGGCGTTCACGGCCAACATTCTCCGGGGTTTTTCCTGGGCCGGCATCAACACCAGCGGCTACGCGTTCCTCGCGGCCGCCGTGACCGACGACCGGCGCGGCGAGGCCAGCGGCTACTACTCCGGCATCCAGGCCAGCTCCTCGGTGTTCTTCCCCACCGTGGCGCTGTGGATCATCGAGCTGCCGGCGGGCGGCTACGCCGGTGTGTTCGTGCTGTCGAGCGCCGTGGCGCTCCTCGGGGCCTTCCTCGCGCACGTGTGCGGGCGTGGCGTTGAGGGGCAGGCGGGAGGCCGGCCCGCGCGGGCCGCCAGGGTGCCGTTCCGCGACCGCACCTGGTTCGACCGCTCCATCGTGTTCATCGCGCTGCTGCTCTTCTGCCTGAACCTGCCCTGGTCCGGCCTGACCTCCTTCATCGTCCTCTACGCCCGGGAGGTGGGCATCGAGAGCCTGGGCTGGTACTTCGTGGCCATCGGCTGCGCCAGCCTCGTGGGGCGCCCGTTGCTGGGCCGCGTCTCCGACCGCATCGGCCGGGTACCGGCCGTGGTCGGCGCCTACCTCCTGGAAATGGCCGGCGTCGGGCTGGTCCTGCTGGCACGGGACGTGACCATGATGATGACCGCCGGGGTGCTCTTCTTCCTCGGCTACGCCATGGGCGTCTCCACCACCCTGGCCCTCGCCATGGAGCGCGCCGACCCGCGCCGCCGGGGAGTCGCCATGGCCACCTTCTCCATCGCCTTCCCGCTGGGCTCGGGCCTCGGCGCCGCCGTCGCCGGCGGCGTCATCGCGCTCGTCGGCTACCGCGGCATGTACATGAGCCTGATCGGCGTGCTGGTGCTTGGGCTGCTGCTGACGTTGGGCCGCAGGGCTGCGTTGGAGAAATGATGTTTGTTCATCGGAGCGGCCTTATGTTACCTTGTTGCCCCGACCTGGAGGCATGGCGTCTCTCGTGGTCAAAACTCTCAGAGGAGGTATGCATGTTTTCCAAGTTGTTCAAGAGAAAGAACGGGTCGCTCCGGCTCGTCTTCGGCGCCTTTGCGGCGGTGCTGGCGGCCTCGCTGATGGCCCCTGCGGGCGCGTGGGCGCAACGTTCGGACGCGGAACTCAAGAAACTCTTCGAGTCCAAGCCGGTGAACATCATCGTCGGCTCGGCGCCGGGCGGCGGCTACGACACGTTCTCCCGGATGGTCGCGCGGTATGTGGCCAACTACCTGCCGGGGAACCCGTCCTTCATCGTCCGGAACGTTCCGGGGGCAGGTCAGCTTCGCGGGCTGCGACGGGCCATGAAGGCCAAACCGGACGGGATGACCCTGGGCCTTCTGCATCCGCGGTTCGTCCAACGTGAGCTGGCCGGTACCGACGTGCCCGACTTCGACCTCAAGAAAGTGCGCGTGCTGGGCAGCCCGAGCGCGGGCGCCGTGCCGCGCATCTGGTGTGTGCGCCGCAGCATCGGCACCACCTACGCGGACCTGGTGAAGCGCGGCCAGCCCGTAACCAACGGCGGCAACGCGCCGGGCGCGGCCTTCGGCATCGGACCCCAGTTCGTGCAGGAGCTGGGCGGTCCCATCAAGATGGTCTACGGCTACGGCGGCACCTCCGAGATCATGGCCGCTTTCGATCGCGACGAGATGGAAGGCGTGGACCGTTGCGTCGAGGAGAACGTGCCGCGGCTGTTCCCGAAGTGGGTCACCGACAAGAAGGTGGCGCCCATCTTCTGGTGGGAAAAGGAGCCTTCCAAGGACTGGATCGGGAAGCTCGGAGCCACCAACGTGCCGCATCTTTTCGATGTCGTGAATCCCACCGAAGAGCAGAAGAACGCATTCCTCGTGGC
This sequence is a window from Deltaproteobacteria bacterium. Protein-coding genes within it:
- a CDS encoding alpha/beta hydrolase codes for the protein MPNVKLPTGVDLYYETHGQGEPLIFVPSTAYSGEVWKPSQMPLADSLNLIFHDPRGCGRSVAQQSVYTIELMAMDIVALMDHIGCPSAHFIGHSMGGRIALSLAQNFPGRVKSLIMAAAGSGTAGRAGPDCVPGLPFEWVHDMVRLGFEKFVREEIVDTDTFFTDAYRKSHPAEVEAFYKLAWETHAKLPEFIQLVMARHSFEGTHRLGDVRCPTMVLIGAGDTVGSNHVAQAQVLKDRIPGAELKVLEGQTHGFFWEDPEGTNDVILSWVKRHS
- a CDS encoding ATP-binding protein; translation: MGQANESRREIEVLRERISALSAAILRINASLDLTTVLQEAVDSACALTAARYGIITTTDEAGEVREFVTSGFTPDEQRQFVDWPDGPKLFAHFRDLPGPIQLTDLPAFVRALGFSPELMRSKTFQGTPMRHRDVHVGNFFLAEKEGAPAFSDQDEEILLLFASQAATAITNARIHHDERQTRADLEALIEISPVGVVVFDARSGRPASFNREARRIVEGLRTAGRPMEELLDTIAFRRADGREVSLSEFPITELLSIGETLRGEEVEFSVPDGRSVRTLINSTSIRSADGGVASVVVTMQDLAPLEELERLRTEFLSLVSHELRVPLTAIKGSTDTLLEEGTDLDPAEMREFHRIIHEQTAHMRGLIGDLLDAGRIEAGTLSVSPEPSEVAVLVDRARNTFLSGGGRHAVVIDLPPDLPRVMADRRRIVQVLNNLVANAARHSPEAAPIRVTAVRDGAHVAVSVSDEGRGIAPEQLPRLFRKHAGPAAERPVSDTGLGLVICKGLVEAHGGRIRAESAGAGQGSRFTFTLPLVEDARRSEHANPAALVAGPPLEAGEPASVLVVDDDPQTLRFVRDALTKAGYAALVTGEHEDLARIIRTEKPSLVLLDVLLPGTDGIALMENTTELADLPVICISGYGRDEHIARALEAGAADYIVKPFSATELTARVGAALRRVARPEPFALGELAIHYEARRVTVAGREVELTATEYELLRVLSLNAGRVVSYDTLQRQVWSGSTGGIDLVRNFVKKLRAKLGENAENPTWIFNVRGVGYRMPHP
- a CDS encoding DNA topoisomerase III, whose protein sequence is MGKALIIAEKPSVAADVARALGGFKRHQDYYESDDYVLSSAVGHLLEQIPPEGVEAKKGKWSFANLPVIPPYFDLKPIQKSASRLKTLVKLIKRRDVDALVNACDAGREGELIFRNIVRHAKAKKPIKRLWLQSMTPDAIRNGFVELREDHDMQPLADAALSRSEADWIVGINGTRAMTAFNSKPGGFYKTTVGRVQTPTLAIVAEREAAIRDFRPEPYWEVTATFQAEGGAYDGRWFDEKFRKKESEPNARPERIWEEAAAEAIRDKCLGQAGGATEESKPTRQAPPPLFDLTSLQREANARFGLSANRTVQIAQALYERHKVLTYPRTDSRALPEDYVGTVKDSLRMLKGTTYAPFADNILEQDWVRPDKRIFNNAKVSDHFAIIPTTEAPKRLNDMEQRIYDLVTRRFLAIFYPAAEYLETTRITRVEGEPFRTTGKVLVKAGWLEVHGRDNARKGDEPTLAPLRATAPGENAGDEGPKDTGGNGRADGAGPTGADAGAVPVETTDVEVKQNQTRPPARFTEATLLGAMEGAGRLVTDEDLRAAMAGKGLGTSATRASIIEGLIDEDYIVRDGKELHATPKAFMLMELLNGLGVRELTKPELTGNWEYQLFQMQGGKKSRDEFMGEIAEMTRQIVDRARRYEHDTIPGDFGALAVPCPKCEGEVHERYRNYQCVNCDFSLPRILAGRLLSTEEIETLIGEGRIGPLQGFRSRQGRPFAAVLNLSPEHRIAFDFGNESRNGDGEAEPQADFSGQEPLGKCPRCVGRVFELPMRYVCENAVGDARTCEFSSGKIILRQEVPREQMVKLLAEGRTDLLQGFVSARTGRAFKAFLVIKDDKVGFEFEPRAPKKTAGTAAKPAAKADFSGQEPVGKCPRCGGRVFEWQSQYLCEKSQAEQKPCRFKSGTVILEQPLDRAQMAKLLTEGKTDLLPGFVSAKSGRQFAAWLVLDDKGKVTFEFPPRE
- a CDS encoding tetratricopeptide repeat protein, which gives rise to MESPFSRRDAPAFLALGLMVAAVYYPALWGDFVWDDIVLVEEPAVRKWTGLSSLWFQPWTMGLENHYWPVVYTSFWLEHKLWGFAPLGYHVVNVLLHLVNSVLVWRLLLRLGVPAAWTVAALFAVHPLRVESVAWIIERKDLLSALFYLTAAVAWIRFVEAPGRGRYVLALALFIAGLLSKSVVVTLPVALLIWHCWKRHGVTLVDLRRLVPFFAVGLCITMADFLLYASRVPLSLGYSMVERLLIAARAWWFYVGKLLWPTDLAVIYPLWEIRAGDPLAWAYVLAAAALAMSLWFGRRWWGPGPLAGLLFYTVALSPMLGFVDHNYMRYAFVADRFQYLAGIGVMAVLAGGGAVAAARLPGSLRMAAPCLVAAILTVLGVMTWSQAGIYRDGAAFFGHVVSQNPDARYAHLNLARALIKANRPEDALAAARVALEKLETRTELADAHDIRGRALLDLGRLDEAGEALRRALELNPDHGKAHENMAEVLRRQSRYQENQKR
- a CDS encoding MFS transporter — translated: MPGEAARPSFWTRTFLLLCASQFLAYGHHALLTPTLPLYVDHLGGSPFTVGLLLAVFSGSSILIRPLLGTWVDTRGETFVLSLSCIGLCLTVLIFIVPYVEGAFTANILRGFSWAGINTSGYAFLAAAVTDDRRGEASGYYSGIQASSSVFFPTVALWIIELPAGGYAGVFVLSSAVALLGAFLAHVCGRGVEGQAGGRPARAARVPFRDRTWFDRSIVFIALLLFCLNLPWSGLTSFIVLYAREVGIESLGWYFVAIGCASLVGRPLLGRVSDRIGRVPAVVGAYLLEMAGVGLVLLARDVTMMMTAGVLFFLGYAMGVSTTLALAMERADPRRRGVAMATFSIAFPLGSGLGAAVAGGVIALVGYRGMYMSLIGVLVLGLLLTLGRRAALEK